Proteins co-encoded in one Candidatus Paracaedibacteraceae bacterium genomic window:
- a CDS encoding type II secretion system F family protein, with the protein MSRKLSQQITFWRTLSHLTNANISLFESLTIVKRVIVSKPLLSFINHLQDMIMDGAVLSQSRGLSSFQSQMLTVAEKTGDYGAVFSLIADHLSWRQSWRALLLQAIRYPLILLVLMGILVSIIIMFVLPGVRTQLGLLGVKEIPIATQILMTIGQSPVLMGSGILIIGCALYGTSRWRRYQGVKPWRYSLPVIGDILYQLEFTQFLYALGVMLSAKLDMLTSLYQAAQTPSCPWLRSQLTQCEVFLVQGQPLSQALSGVIPLSLPAASLIPIGEVTGGLGDLLTVTCQADLDELRQKIRSILDLLQPSLVLLMGGIMIWVVLAVLLPLYNAVGQWHG; encoded by the coding sequence ATGTCGCGTAAATTGAGTCAGCAAATTACATTTTGGCGGACACTTAGTCATTTAACGAATGCCAATATTAGTCTCTTTGAATCATTGACGATTGTAAAAAGAGTGATTGTCTCTAAGCCGTTACTTAGTTTTATTAACCACCTCCAAGATATGATTATGGACGGGGCAGTTTTGTCACAGAGTCGGGGATTAAGTTCATTTCAGTCACAGATGTTGACTGTTGCGGAAAAAACAGGTGATTATGGGGCCGTTTTTTCCCTGATTGCAGATCATTTGTCTTGGCGACAATCATGGCGGGCTTTATTGCTTCAAGCTATTCGTTATCCTTTGATTCTTTTAGTGTTGATGGGTATTTTGGTATCCATCATTATTATGTTCGTTTTGCCGGGTGTTAGAACGCAGCTGGGATTATTGGGCGTCAAGGAAATTCCAATAGCGACTCAAATTCTAATGACTATTGGGCAATCACCTGTTCTTATGGGGAGCGGGATTTTAATAATAGGTTGTGCCTTATATGGTACGAGTCGTTGGCGTCGCTATCAGGGGGTAAAACCTTGGCGATACAGTTTGCCCGTTATTGGGGATATTCTCTATCAACTAGAATTTACCCAATTTCTGTATGCTTTGGGCGTGATGCTGTCGGCCAAGCTTGACATGTTAACCAGTCTTTATCAGGCAGCACAGACCCCATCTTGTCCATGGTTACGTTCTCAGCTTACCCAGTGTGAAGTCTTTTTAGTTCAAGGGCAACCCTTGAGTCAGGCTTTATCTGGTGTTATCCCTTTGTCTTTGCCGGCAGCATCTTTAATACCGATTGGTGAAGTAACAGGGGGATTGGGTGATTTATTGACCGTTACTTGCCAAGCAGATTTAGATGAATTGCGACAAAAAATTAGATCGATTTTGGATCTATTGCAACCGAGTCTTGTTCTGTTGATGGGGGGGATTATGATTTGGGTTGTTTTGGCTGTTTTATTGCCACTTTATAATGCGGTGGGGCAGTGGCATGGATAG
- a CDS encoding histidine phosphatase family protein, with translation MKHLYIMRHAAASHASSDFDRPLNIEGRKQLEDFCSHTLGLFDSVSHVLCSTSTRTRQTCAGIKDILMPSIHYQFLDSLYHAPAGILLEEVQLLPDTARDILVIAHNPGVSDFLGLCATSVSMTLGTAQVACFEVKADSWAALTFNDCTLQEIR, from the coding sequence ATGAAACATTTATACATCATGCGCCATGCGGCAGCCTCTCATGCTTCTTCTGATTTTGATCGCCCTTTAAATATAGAAGGGCGCAAACAGTTAGAGGATTTTTGTAGCCACACTTTAGGATTGTTTGATAGCGTCAGTCATGTCTTGTGTTCAACGTCAACGCGAACGCGTCAGACCTGTGCCGGAATTAAAGATATTTTGATGCCCTCAATTCACTACCAATTTTTGGATAGCCTGTATCATGCACCGGCAGGAATTTTGTTGGAAGAAGTACAGTTATTGCCGGATACGGCTCGTGATATTCTGGTTATTGCCCATAATCCGGGTGTCTCTGACTTTTTGGGATTGTGTGCTACCTCCGTTTCGATGACGCTAGGCACGGCACAAGTTGCTTGCTTTGAGGTTAAGGCTGATTCTTGGGCGGCCTTGACGTTTAATGATTGTACCCTTCAAGAGATCAGATAG
- a CDS encoding metal ABC transporter ATP-binding protein codes for MSTLISVAVKNHCYGTIRALCDVTCSISKESMTAVVGPNGGGKSTLIKLVAGLFDATDGQINRHGLKPSDIAYLAQRTEIDRTFPIKVEDVVAMGLWPKITSSTRYNKHHHGIIEDILDKVGLSGMGRRSISQLSGGQLQRLFFGRVMAQDAQLILLDEPFAGIDQPTVSHLIGLIQGWHKSGKTIVAVLHDINMVRNLFPETILIARSLISSGVTSQVLTPENLTKAAFNV; via the coding sequence GTGTCAACGTTGATATCAGTCGCCGTCAAAAATCATTGTTATGGAACCATACGGGCTTTGTGTGATGTGACGTGTTCGATATCTAAAGAATCCATGACCGCCGTTGTTGGCCCCAATGGGGGGGGGAAAAGTACCCTGATTAAACTGGTTGCCGGTTTATTTGATGCAACGGATGGTCAAATCAACAGGCATGGCCTAAAACCCAGCGATATAGCCTATCTAGCCCAGAGAACCGAAATTGATCGCACATTCCCGATTAAGGTCGAGGATGTAGTTGCCATGGGACTATGGCCAAAAATAACATCATCCACACGATACAATAAACATCACCATGGTATCATTGAGGATATTCTTGATAAAGTTGGTTTGTCGGGGATGGGGCGACGCTCCATATCCCAGCTGAGTGGCGGGCAATTGCAACGGCTGTTTTTTGGACGAGTGATGGCCCAAGATGCTCAGTTGATTTTGTTGGATGAGCCCTTTGCAGGCATTGACCAACCAACCGTTTCCCATTTAATTGGGCTGATTCAAGGATGGCACAAAAGCGGTAAGACCATTGTTGCTGTTTTGCATGATATTAATATGGTTCGAAATTTGTTCCCCGAGACAATTCTTATTGCGCGATCTCTGATTTCTTCTGGGGTGACTAGTCAAGTTTTGACACCTGAAAACCTAACAAAGGCGGCGTTTAATGTATGA
- a CDS encoding metal ABC transporter permease: MYDILIAPFVEYIFMRRALFACLAIALSCGPIGVLLVLRRMSLLGDALSHAILPGIAVGYLVTGLWLPGLSLGGIVAGLLVAAISGAVSRRTILHEDASFTGFYLIALALGVLILSVKGGNMNLTHFLFGSVLAVDKETMGYIIGVTTISLLTLAAIYRPLVYECFDPTFVRLLGGKAGRYHAIFMILVVLNLVGACQALGTLMALGIMMLPAITARLISTQVWSTALRAMIIAATCSYLGLILSFQFNWPSGPTIILLCGVVYLTVLSYKTLQQKTVMG, encoded by the coding sequence ATGTATGATATTTTAATTGCCCCCTTTGTTGAGTATATCTTTATGCGCCGCGCTCTGTTTGCCTGTTTGGCCATTGCGTTAAGTTGTGGTCCCATTGGTGTTCTGTTGGTTTTGCGCCGTATGAGTTTGCTGGGCGATGCCTTATCCCATGCGATTTTACCGGGGATTGCAGTTGGTTATTTGGTAACAGGGTTGTGGTTGCCGGGCTTAAGTCTGGGCGGCATTGTTGCAGGCCTATTGGTCGCAGCCATCAGCGGTGCCGTCAGCCGTCGGACAATCCTACATGAGGATGCGAGTTTTACCGGGTTTTATTTGATTGCCTTAGCCCTTGGGGTTTTGATTCTCTCAGTCAAAGGCGGAAACATGAATCTGACGCACTTTTTATTCGGCAGTGTTTTAGCGGTTGATAAAGAGACAATGGGCTATATCATTGGTGTGACTACCATTTCATTGCTGACACTAGCAGCCATCTACCGTCCTCTCGTCTATGAATGCTTTGATCCAACCTTTGTTCGGTTGTTGGGTGGTAAGGCTGGTCGCTATCATGCCATTTTCATGATCCTTGTTGTCCTGAATCTGGTCGGTGCCTGCCAAGCGTTAGGCACCCTCATGGCTTTGGGGATTATGATGTTACCGGCGATCACCGCGCGCCTGATCTCGACACAAGTCTGGTCAACAGCACTGCGTGCCATGATTATTGCGGCAACCTGTAGCTATTTGGGGTTGATCCTGTCCTTCCAATTCAACTGGCCATCCGGCCCCACCATCATCCTGTTGTGCGGTGTGGTGTACCTAACCGTGCTAAGCTATAAGACGTTGCAGCAAAAGACGGTGATGGGGTAA
- a CDS encoding arginine--tRNA ligase, with protein sequence MNIFNKLHQDLLSILTSLKAEKVLPDDLDLSRVVIETPKDPTHGDLATNAAMVLAKAAGTNPRALAEHICAKLKAVDHVTKVDVAGPGFINFFMSNDFWQSQLFNIIKAQDHYGSSDLGKGEALNVEYVSANPTGPLHTGHSRGAVFGDAIASLLAKIGYQVTREYYINDAGGQTDILARSAYLRYLQACGEVVDESRFEGLYPGDYLVDIGQELYTQYQGQYVDQPETAWLDLFKQFTIAKMMDTIKDDLLAVGVKMDVFTSERELVEAGGVVKAVEFLKEQGDIYTGVLEKPKGHDIEDWEPRPQLLFKAMAYGDDVDRPLQKSDGSWTYFAGDIAYHYDKCRRGFNKMVDIFGADHAGYVKRIKAAAAAVTSGKGQVDVKTTQLVNFMENGQPVRMSKRAGTFITMRDVIDRVGSDVTRFIMLTRHQDMTIDFDFAKVIEQSKDNPVFYVQYAHARCHSVLRHGKEVFGDLSFVNTDMSPLTDDAELAMIKVLTQLPKQIEVAAMAREPHRVANYLYDVAATFHALWNKGKDHVELRFIDPANKEGTMARLALVQSVANVIAEGLIVLGVTPVEEMR encoded by the coding sequence ATGAATATATTTAATAAATTACACCAAGACCTTCTCTCTATTCTCACCTCACTCAAAGCTGAAAAAGTACTGCCTGACGATTTAGATTTGTCACGAGTTGTTATTGAGACACCTAAGGATCCAACGCACGGTGATCTGGCGACCAATGCAGCCATGGTTCTGGCAAAGGCTGCAGGGACAAATCCGCGAGCATTGGCTGAGCATATTTGTGCGAAGTTAAAAGCAGTTGATCATGTCACTAAGGTTGATGTGGCAGGGCCCGGTTTCATTAATTTCTTTATGTCGAATGATTTTTGGCAATCGCAGCTCTTTAATATTATCAAGGCGCAAGATCATTATGGTTCATCGGATCTGGGTAAGGGAGAAGCCTTGAACGTTGAGTATGTTTCTGCGAACCCAACAGGCCCCCTGCATACAGGGCATAGTCGCGGGGCTGTTTTTGGTGATGCGATTGCCTCTTTATTGGCGAAGATCGGCTATCAGGTGACCCGTGAATATTATATCAATGATGCAGGGGGACAGACTGATATTTTAGCGCGATCTGCCTATTTGCGTTATCTACAGGCCTGTGGTGAAGTAGTTGATGAATCTCGTTTCGAAGGGTTATATCCGGGGGATTATTTGGTTGATATCGGCCAAGAGCTTTATACCCAATATCAAGGGCAGTATGTTGATCAGCCTGAGACAGCGTGGTTGGATCTGTTTAAGCAATTTACCATTGCCAAAATGATGGACACCATCAAGGACGATTTGTTGGCTGTTGGGGTCAAGATGGATGTCTTTACATCCGAGCGTGAACTTGTTGAGGCTGGCGGTGTCGTCAAAGCTGTTGAATTTCTAAAGGAACAAGGTGATATCTATACCGGTGTTTTAGAAAAACCAAAAGGTCATGACATTGAGGATTGGGAACCCCGTCCACAACTGTTGTTTAAGGCAATGGCTTATGGCGATGATGTGGATCGGCCCTTACAAAAATCAGACGGGAGCTGGACCTATTTTGCCGGTGATATTGCCTATCACTATGATAAATGTCGTCGTGGCTTTAACAAAATGGTCGATATTTTCGGGGCAGATCACGCGGGGTATGTGAAGAGAATTAAGGCAGCCGCAGCAGCCGTGACCAGTGGTAAGGGCCAAGTTGATGTGAAAACGACACAACTTGTCAATTTTATGGAAAATGGTCAGCCTGTTAGAATGTCTAAACGTGCCGGGACCTTTATTACTATGCGCGACGTTATTGATCGCGTTGGATCTGATGTGACGCGCTTTATCATGTTGACCCGCCATCAAGACATGACCATTGATTTTGACTTTGCCAAAGTGATTGAACAAAGTAAGGATAATCCGGTTTTTTATGTTCAATATGCTCATGCTCGTTGTCATTCGGTTCTGCGTCATGGGAAAGAGGTTTTTGGGGATCTTAGCTTTGTTAACACTGATATGTCACCCTTGACCGATGACGCAGAGTTAGCGATGATTAAAGTATTAACCCAATTGCCAAAGCAAATTGAAGTTGCAGCTATGGCGCGTGAGCCTCATCGCGTTGCAAACTATCTGTATGACGTGGCGGCAACGTTCCATGCGTTGTGGAATAAGGGTAAGGATCATGTAGAACTTCGGTTTATTGATCCGGCAAATAAAGAAGGAACCATGGCACGTTTAGCGTTAGTGCAAAGCGTGGCCAATGTAATTGCAGAGGGGTTGATTGTGTTGGGCGTCACCCCAGTTGAGGAGATGCGTTAA
- a CDS encoding DUF4263 domain-containing protein encodes MKSTSVTSGDFSEQTISKTERVEIVCKAQYAKKQNEVVVSLRLILEKKRKNKSNWETERQIELNSESTNNLLEYIEKCKALIKENGFVFGEKSYHVISVDMYDLSSQNNKIDCIRKLIENLGNVPYEYLDEFVEIDNPVLDKLADLQTIAKRKKSLADFDELLGKDTNESEWQRFFETNSWIFGYGLSYHFLHLEQPQVLVGGKDMKNKDGQISDFLSSTTSNNVRYTVLVEIKTPKTKLLHNDEVRNRVYPPHHELSSAVAQVQSNAFTWQIDGSQDPNNKEILADLQTIYPRPILVIGNTNQLTSDKHKKSFEIYRRSLKDPEIITFDELRERAAYILNNETEVQKVKQWSNV; translated from the coding sequence ATGAAAAGTACATCTGTAACTTCTGGAGATTTTAGTGAACAAACGATTTCAAAAACAGAAAGGGTAGAAATAGTCTGTAAGGCACAATATGCTAAAAAGCAGAATGAGGTTGTTGTATCCCTTAGACTTATTCTAGAGAAGAAGAGAAAAAATAAAAGTAATTGGGAAACTGAAAGACAGATAGAATTAAATAGTGAATCTACAAATAATCTACTTGAATATATTGAAAAATGTAAAGCTCTTATAAAAGAGAATGGGTTTGTATTTGGAGAGAAATCCTACCATGTAATTTCCGTGGATATGTATGACCTTTCATCACAAAATAATAAAATAGATTGTATTAGAAAACTTATAGAAAATTTGGGCAATGTTCCATATGAATATCTAGATGAATTTGTAGAAATCGATAATCCTGTTCTAGACAAACTGGCGGATCTACAAACTATTGCCAAAAGAAAAAAATCTTTAGCCGATTTTGACGAGCTTCTTGGAAAAGACACTAATGAATCCGAGTGGCAAAGGTTCTTTGAAACTAATTCATGGATTTTTGGTTATGGATTAAGTTATCATTTTCTTCATTTAGAACAACCTCAGGTTCTTGTTGGTGGAAAAGATATGAAGAATAAAGATGGACAGATTTCTGATTTCTTATCCTCAACGACTTCAAATAATGTAAGATATACAGTCCTAGTTGAAATTAAGACACCTAAGACAAAGTTGTTGCACAATGATGAGGTTAGAAACAGAGTATACCCCCCCCATCATGAATTATCTTCTGCAGTTGCACAGGTTCAATCTAATGCTTTTACTTGGCAAATAGATGGTTCACAAGATCCTAATAATAAGGAGATTCTGGCGGATCTACAAACTATTTATCCTCGCCCAATATTGGTCATAGGAAATACCAATCAACTTACTTCTGATAAACATAAAAAATCCTTTGAAATATACAGAAGAAGCCTTAAAGATCCTGAAATTATCACCTTTGACGAATTAAGAGAGCGTGCTGCTTATATTCTAAATAACGAAACAGAAGTTCAAAAGGTGAAACAATGGAGCAATGTTTAG
- a CDS encoding 50S ribosomal protein L11 methyltransferase has product MNLKKISFKTTSAAALIFGDALDEQVLAVSWHEIDEDTDHWVFEATVSDAHDLDLIQSLLVQAAAHHQLAVPQIVVEVLPETDWLEQTWKNFPPRQIGRFYVYGSHTKGDVPAGLIGMEINAATAFGSGEHETTTACIEALTKMHAQGMTFNKPLDMGCGSGILAMAIAKLWGISVLAVDNDPESVRVATRNAELNTCDDLVSCLCNEGFDGTVVKDQGPFDLVSANILAAPLCEMAPDMADCVAPKGRIVLSGLLTRQIDQVRQSYEAVDFTFVEHHLIGDWAALVFEKK; this is encoded by the coding sequence ATGAACTTAAAGAAAATATCATTTAAAACAACATCAGCAGCAGCTCTTATTTTCGGGGATGCTTTGGATGAGCAAGTATTGGCTGTCTCGTGGCATGAAATTGATGAGGATACAGATCATTGGGTTTTTGAGGCAACCGTGTCAGATGCCCATGATCTGGATTTGATCCAGTCGCTTCTGGTGCAAGCCGCAGCTCATCATCAACTGGCTGTACCGCAAATTGTGGTTGAGGTATTGCCTGAAACCGATTGGTTGGAACAAACGTGGAAGAACTTTCCGCCGCGTCAGATAGGTCGCTTTTATGTGTATGGCAGCCATACAAAAGGCGATGTGCCTGCAGGTTTGATTGGTATGGAAATCAATGCTGCAACAGCCTTTGGATCTGGTGAACACGAAACCACGACAGCGTGTATCGAAGCGTTGACGAAAATGCACGCTCAAGGCATGACTTTTAACAAGCCGTTGGATATGGGCTGTGGGTCCGGTATTTTGGCGATGGCTATTGCAAAACTATGGGGCATTTCTGTGTTGGCGGTGGATAACGATCCGGAATCTGTTCGTGTTGCAACGCGTAATGCTGAGCTTAACACCTGTGATGATTTGGTTTCTTGTTTGTGTAATGAAGGATTTGACGGAACTGTTGTTAAGGATCAAGGACCATTTGATCTGGTTTCGGCTAATATTTTGGCGGCTCCCCTGTGTGAGATGGCGCCCGATATGGCAGACTGTGTAGCGCCAAAGGGGAGAATTGTTCTGTCTGGTTTGTTAACGCGTCAGATCGATCAGGTTCGTCAATCCTATGAGGCAGTTGATTTTACCTTTGTTGAGCATCATCTTATTGGTGATTGGGCGGCGTTAGTTTTTGAGAAGAAATGA
- a CDS encoding enoyl-CoA hydratase/isomerase family protein: MTAQDIQERPQNEELVRVDFDDRVMIITLTRPDALNALCRKLISQLNSALDQAENDTRIGAIVVTGVGKAFAAGADISEMKNLTFAEVAEKDFIQPWERLSRCQKPVIAAVNGYALGGGCEMAMMCDIIYASDQAKFGQPEVTIGTMPGAGGTQRLTALVGKAKAMELCLTGRMITAQEADTMGLVTRVIAGDDLMKEALATAHKIANFSAPVVRMIKEAVNDVSEIPLVGGIRMERRMFQSTFALDDRKEGMTAFLEKRQANFKHR, translated from the coding sequence ATGACAGCACAAGATATCCAAGAACGTCCGCAAAATGAAGAACTTGTCCGTGTCGATTTTGACGACCGCGTTATGATCATCACCTTAACACGTCCCGATGCTTTGAACGCCTTGTGTCGTAAGCTGATTAGCCAGCTGAATTCAGCTTTGGATCAAGCGGAAAATGATACGCGAATTGGTGCTATTGTGGTGACAGGTGTTGGTAAAGCCTTTGCTGCAGGGGCAGATATTTCAGAAATGAAAAATCTTACTTTTGCCGAGGTTGCTGAAAAAGACTTTATTCAACCATGGGAACGCTTATCCCGATGCCAGAAACCCGTTATTGCGGCTGTGAACGGCTATGCACTGGGGGGCGGGTGTGAAATGGCGATGATGTGTGACATTATCTATGCTAGCGATCAAGCCAAATTTGGCCAGCCAGAGGTAACCATTGGAACCATGCCGGGGGCAGGTGGAACACAGCGTTTGACAGCCCTTGTTGGTAAAGCGAAAGCCATGGAACTCTGTTTGACAGGGCGGATGATTACGGCGCAAGAAGCCGATACGATGGGATTGGTGACACGAGTCATTGCGGGTGATGACTTAATGAAAGAAGCCCTCGCGACTGCCCATAAGATTGCGAATTTTTCAGCACCCGTTGTTCGCATGATCAAAGAAGCCGTTAACGACGTTAGTGAAATTCCGTTGGTCGGTGGTATTCGCATGGAACGACGCATGTTCCAGTCGACCTTTGCTTTGGATGATCGTAAAGAGGGCATGACCGCGTTTTTGGAAAAGCGTCAGGCTAACTTTAAACATCGTTAA
- a CDS encoding recombinase family protein, which yields MGRVIGYARVSTNEQDLNLQLDALKKAGCPKELIFVDKASGAKTERPGLDKCLEEVESGDTLLVWRLDRLGRSMVHLVNLVQSLFQRQIGFKSLCDGAIDTTTASGELIFNIFSAMAQFERRLIQERTRAGLASARARGRVGGRPPLRSDDPKIITARKMYENKSLSIDDICKTLKVSRSTFFRYLKN from the coding sequence ATGGGACGAGTTATCGGATATGCGCGTGTTAGCACAAACGAACAAGACCTAAATTTACAACTTGATGCTTTGAAAAAAGCAGGGTGTCCTAAAGAACTCATTTTTGTTGATAAGGCTTCAGGTGCAAAAACAGAGCGGCCAGGATTAGATAAATGCCTTGAGGAAGTGGAGTCAGGCGATACACTTTTAGTCTGGAGATTAGATAGACTAGGAAGATCTATGGTGCATCTTGTCAATTTGGTTCAGTCGTTGTTTCAGCGACAAATAGGATTTAAGTCTTTATGCGATGGAGCCATAGATACGACGACTGCTTCTGGCGAACTTATATTTAATATTTTTTCAGCAATGGCTCAATTTGAGAGGCGACTCATTCAAGAAAGAACACGGGCTGGACTCGCATCTGCGCGAGCAAGAGGAAGAGTAGGGGGCCGTCCTCCTTTAAGATCTGATGACCCAAAAATCATAACGGCTCGTAAAATGTATGAGAACAAGAGCCTTTCTATTGATGATATTTGTAAGACTCTGAAGGTTTCGCGGTCTACTTTCTTTAGGTATTTAAAAAATTAA
- a CDS encoding type II/IV secretion system protein — protein MRLGDYLCQKGLLRPDQLDTALREQQRSRRFLGDILVTLGFIKEKVLYPVLAECLGVPYLEDISSLHTVDLGGWVELEVNPRLILATPDPDNIFLHYRWIKRYGRHPDQVFLMSTRQLSEIALPEQHLKETIPDLFKTIVLKALSHQASDIHFIPGHHHCQIHLRVDGVLTSLQTIHKDQWQQLCAHIKILGQLDLAENRRPQDGAFRLTYLPEPIDCRLSIMPTKDGESLVIRLLDPRSIALGLDHLGLRRHQQEALTRIAQRPSGLFVITGPTGSGKTTTLYAMLSAMAGQGRNVMTVEQPIEYRLDHIRQTEVHPDVTSFGDALRAILRHDPDVIYVSEIRDAETAMTAVRAAMTGHLVLTTLHVTDVRLVSRRLEDLGVPAGYLNGVLLGAMAQRLVRRKCCHAGCDHCFGMGYRGRQIVAELFDQGHDILSQYASRPEERISLFAEEDIHNQVTTRLEINRVLGELEFAHVA, from the coding sequence ATGCGTCTTGGGGATTATCTTTGCCAAAAAGGTCTGCTTCGACCTGATCAGTTGGATACAGCTCTGCGAGAGCAACAGCGGTCACGTCGTTTTCTTGGGGATATTCTCGTGACATTGGGGTTTATTAAAGAAAAAGTGCTTTATCCTGTATTGGCTGAGTGTTTGGGTGTGCCGTATTTAGAAGATATTTCTTCCCTCCATACCGTTGATCTTGGTGGATGGGTTGAACTCGAAGTAAACCCTCGTTTAATTTTAGCAACACCTGACCCCGACAATATCTTTCTTCATTATCGTTGGATTAAGCGTTATGGACGTCACCCGGATCAAGTTTTTTTGATGTCAACAAGGCAGCTTTCTGAGATTGCATTGCCAGAGCAACACTTAAAGGAAACGATACCTGACCTCTTTAAGACAATTGTTTTGAAAGCCTTATCCCATCAAGCTAGTGATATCCATTTTATCCCTGGGCATCATCACTGCCAGATTCACCTTCGAGTTGATGGTGTTTTGACCTCATTACAGACAATTCACAAAGATCAGTGGCAGCAACTGTGTGCTCATATTAAAATTCTTGGGCAACTAGATTTAGCAGAAAATCGTCGCCCACAAGATGGGGCTTTTCGCTTAACATATTTACCGGAACCGATTGATTGCCGATTATCAATTATGCCAACCAAGGATGGTGAAAGTTTAGTCATTCGGTTATTAGATCCAAGATCTATTGCCTTAGGATTAGATCATCTTGGATTGCGCCGTCATCAGCAAGAAGCATTGACGCGTATTGCCCAAAGGCCGAGTGGATTATTTGTTATTACGGGGCCAACAGGATCGGGCAAAACAACAACACTCTATGCGATGCTATCGGCAATGGCGGGTCAGGGGCGTAATGTCATGACGGTTGAGCAACCCATTGAATATCGCCTTGACCATATTCGCCAGACAGAGGTCCACCCTGATGTTACTAGTTTTGGTGATGCTCTGAGGGCAATTCTTCGTCATGATCCTGATGTTATTTATGTCTCAGAAATTCGGGACGCCGAAACAGCGATGACTGCGGTCCGGGCAGCGATGACAGGACATTTAGTTCTAACAACATTGCACGTGACGGATGTTCGTCTTGTTTCAAGACGTCTGGAAGACTTAGGGGTGCCCGCAGGATATCTTAATGGAGTTTTGCTTGGGGCAATGGCACAGCGTTTGGTACGTCGAAAATGCTGTCATGCTGGCTGTGATCATTGTTTTGGGATGGGATATCGTGGACGGCAAATAGTGGCAGAGCTGTTTGATCAAGGACACGATATTTTAAGTCAATACGCTAGTCGTCCAGAAGAACGAATCTCTCTTTTTGCTGAAGAGGATATCCACAATCAGGTGACAACACGATTGGAAATTAATCGGGTTTTGGGAGAGTTGGAGTTTGCCCATGTCGCGTAA
- the mutM gene encoding bifunctional DNA-formamidopyrimidine glycosylase/DNA-(apurinic or apyrimidinic site) lyase, producing MPELPEVETVCSGLRQLLGGCRLDRLELRRSDLRYPFPPLMSERLQGSVLQDITRRAKYILIHTDTGYTWIIHLGMSGRIHQVASGDPYGKHDHVVLHLDDGRRIVYNDARRFGFMDIIPTQRLTESLHLSHLGCEPFDPTLTPEGLVKLFAKRTSPIKTALLDQRFIVGLGNIYVCEALWRCEIHPTTPVNQITLKQWQKLLPEIQKTLQEAIDSGGSTLRDYRQVSGELGYFQHRFFVYDREAGACQRPQCGGTIERLQQSGRSTFFCPQCQRRK from the coding sequence ATGCCTGAATTACCCGAAGTTGAAACCGTCTGTTCAGGATTGCGCCAGTTGCTTGGGGGGTGTCGCCTAGATCGTCTCGAGTTGCGTCGATCCGATTTACGTTATCCCTTTCCACCGTTGATGAGTGAACGCTTACAAGGATCGGTGTTACAAGATATCACGCGTCGGGCAAAGTATATTTTGATTCATACAGATACTGGTTATACCTGGATTATCCATTTAGGGATGTCTGGTCGGATTCATCAGGTGGCCTCAGGCGATCCGTATGGTAAGCACGACCATGTGGTTCTTCATCTTGACGATGGACGACGCATTGTCTATAACGATGCGCGTCGTTTTGGTTTTATGGATATTATACCAACGCAGCGTTTGACTGAAAGTCTTCATCTAAGCCATCTCGGGTGTGAACCCTTTGATCCGACATTGACGCCTGAAGGTCTGGTGAAACTTTTTGCCAAGCGAACCAGCCCCATTAAAACGGCCCTTTTAGATCAGCGGTTTATTGTGGGATTAGGCAACATTTATGTTTGCGAAGCCTTGTGGCGATGTGAAATTCACCCTACAACACCAGTTAATCAAATTACATTAAAGCAATGGCAAAAACTATTGCCTGAAATCCAAAAAACATTACAAGAAGCCATTGATTCAGGAGGATCAACTTTACGGGATTACCGTCAGGTTAGTGGCGAGCTTGGTTATTTTCAGCATCGATTTTTTGTTTATGATCGTGAAGCAGGGGCTTGTCAACGACCGCAATGTGGGGGCACAATAGAACGACTACAGCAAAGTGGGCGATCCACTTTTTTCTGTCCACAATGTCAACGGAGGAAATAA